DNA sequence from the Shewanella piezotolerans WP3 genome:
TGCTCAGTTAACCAACCACCCAATGTGGGGCCTATTGAAGGGGCAAAAGTGGCTGTCACGCCAAATAGTGCCATCCCCACTGCGCGCTTATCATCCGGAAGATATTCAAGGATCAGTCTAAACGCCATCGGAATGAGTGCGCCACCAAAGAAGCCTTGCATCGCCCTAAAGGCGATCATCGATTCCAAATTCCATGCGATTGAACAAAGCAGAGAAGCAACAATGAAAATAGCGCTATTCCATAACATATAGCGTCTAATATCTAGGCCTTTACTTAACCAGCCAGAGAGCGGAATAGCGATCATCTCCGCGACTAAGTAAGCTGTCGCAATCCATGAGCCTTCCTCTAATGTAGCCCCTAAACCACCTTGGATCTCCTTCATCGACGCATTAGTGATCTGGATATCTAAAATCGCCATAAAGGCACCGATCAGGCCGCCAAAAACGGCTATCCAAGCACGGTTACTGCCACGTTCTACCTGCTCATAGGCGGGGGCACTGGCTTGTTGAGATTGCTGCAAAACTGACATTATTGTTTAGCCGAGTTAAGAGCAACGGCTTCAGTTAAGCCACTTTTCGATGTATCCACCTTCACTAATGCGCTCAAACCGGGGACGATTCTTACCTGTTGAATGTCACCAGAAGTTGCTGATTCAAGCCTGATCCTTACAGGGATCCTTTGTACTATTTTGGTGAAATTTCCTGTGGCATTCTCAGCTGGTAACAAGCTAAATTTAGCACCAGATGCTGGAGCTAAACTGTCTATCACTCCAATAAATGATTCATTAGAAAACGCATCTAGTTCAACCGATACCTCTTGTCCAGGCTGCATGTGTTCGATTTGGGTTTCTTTAAAGTTTGCAGTTATCCATACGGCATTATCTGGAACTAAACTATAGATAGCTTGCCCTGGTTGCACGTATTGCCCCAGTAAGGCACCGCGCTTACCTACAATGCCATTAAATGGGGATGTTATTTGTGTATCTGCCAATTGAATTTTAGCCAACGCGAGACCAGCCTGAGCTTGCTCAACGCTCGAATCGGCCTCAATAAGTTGCGATTTAAAAACGGCCAGCTCTCGTTGCTTAGCCACCAAAACCGCTTTAGCTTCATCCAGGTGAGCCAGTGCAGATTGAAAGCCTGCCTGAGCTTCGTCAACGGTATCTTGTGAGCTGTAGTTTTTAACTTTTAGCTGTGTGGCTCGATTAAGCTGCTGCGATGAACGTATCCTTTCAGCCTCTGCAGCAGCAACGCCTGCACTCGCTTGAGTGATAAGTGCTTGCTGCAAATCAACTTGCGCTGCTAATGTCTTCAGATCGGCGTTGGCGCTAGCCAGCATGGCCTGATTTTGTGCTACTTTTGCTCTGTATTGATTATCTTCGAGTTGCGCCAATAACTGGCCTTTCTCGACATGCTGATTATCAGTGACGAAAGTCGCCGTAACATACCCCGGCACTTTAACGCTGATATTAGAGATATCAGCTTCAACATAGGCATTATCTGTCG
Encoded proteins:
- a CDS encoding HlyD family secretion protein, with the translated sequence MSVNKIVIATPILLLAILAGGYYWWNEVRNFESTDNAYVEADISNISVKVPGYVTATFVTDNQHVEKGQLLAQLEDNQYRAKVAQNQAMLASANADLKTLAAQVDLQQALITQASAGVAAAEAERIRSSQQLNRATQLKVKNYSSQDTVDEAQAGFQSALAHLDEAKAVLVAKQRELAVFKSQLIEADSSVEQAQAGLALAKIQLADTQITSPFNGIVGKRGALLGQYVQPGQAIYSLVPDNAVWITANFKETQIEHMQPGQEVSVELDAFSNESFIGVIDSLAPASGAKFSLLPAENATGNFTKIVQRIPVRIRLESATSGDIQQVRIVPGLSALVKVDTSKSGLTEAVALNSAKQ